One genomic window of Polyangium aurulentum includes the following:
- a CDS encoding helix-turn-helix domain-containing protein, with amino-acid sequence MPRRTTPESTCLKLGARVAALRQQRGLSMKKLAVASQQSPGHLSNIERGLVNVTVGTLVRLAKALKTTPVHILSAAGDSELERFVEELSALPLKAQRKLAAKLSRTLHARPQGASAEKPGPIADVAPEVSARLDRARDDVGTTER; translated from the coding sequence ATGCCGCGCAGGACAACACCCGAATCAACGTGCCTCAAGCTCGGTGCCCGCGTGGCGGCCCTTCGCCAGCAGCGGGGGCTTTCGATGAAGAAGCTTGCGGTCGCAAGTCAGCAGTCGCCGGGACACCTGTCCAATATCGAACGCGGGCTCGTGAATGTGACCGTGGGGACGTTGGTCAGGCTCGCGAAGGCGCTGAAGACGACTCCCGTCCACATTCTGTCCGCGGCCGGGGATAGCGAGCTGGAGCGGTTCGTCGAGGAGCTGTCCGCTCTGCCGTTGAAGGCACAGCGCAAGCTGGCTGCGAAGCTGTCGCGCACGTTGCACGCTCGGCCTCAAGGTGCTTCCGCCGAGAAGCCGGGGCCCATCGCCGATGTCGCCCCCGAGGTATCGGCGCGCCTCGACCGCGCTCGCGACGACGTCGGTACGACGGAACGATAA
- a CDS encoding RNA polymerase sigma factor, with product MKAWQRDDLPGDTEAATHVLLALIKWESRNAITQLVRLREDLYEDEADIPQDPGGAELDLVVANRDLVRRAVPLLSAIYREVVERAVYEDQSIRDISLALGISRDDVAKRLSRARVKLREIIDGLERDDLAACAAVLPLLALLALFDSRSFPYAADPPLELPDAWGPAVPAPEGRPIAAPGLAVRGPVPCPRPRSGSGAGSTATAAGLGLMAAVAAFMLLGDVPLAPAAFGPAVVESASIVPIVAPARVAEPGAVPAPSVSPSARGPAPASRPAPAPPARTEYNRFLKTDMYTAAHRAANPSMAGRAHKP from the coding sequence GTGAAGGCCTGGCAACGCGACGATCTGCCCGGCGACACTGAGGCGGCGACTCATGTCTTGCTCGCCCTCATCAAATGGGAGAGCCGGAACGCGATTACGCAGCTCGTCCGCTTGCGAGAGGATCTCTACGAGGACGAGGCCGACATCCCACAAGACCCCGGCGGCGCCGAGCTCGACCTGGTTGTCGCCAACCGTGATCTGGTTCGCCGTGCCGTACCGCTTCTCTCCGCCATTTATCGGGAGGTGGTGGAGAGGGCCGTCTATGAGGATCAGAGCATCCGCGATATCTCCCTCGCCCTGGGGATCTCGAGAGATGACGTCGCCAAGCGGCTCTCCCGCGCGCGCGTGAAGCTTCGCGAGATCATCGATGGTCTCGAGCGCGACGACCTCGCCGCATGCGCGGCCGTGCTGCCCCTGCTGGCGCTACTCGCGCTCTTCGACAGCAGATCTTTCCCCTACGCCGCCGACCCGCCCCTCGAGCTGCCCGATGCATGGGGCCCTGCGGTGCCTGCGCCAGAAGGAAGGCCGATCGCGGCTCCCGGCCTGGCCGTGCGCGGTCCCGTGCCGTGTCCGCGACCGCGCTCGGGCAGCGGGGCAGGTTCGACGGCGACTGCCGCGGGCCTGGGACTCATGGCCGCCGTCGCAGCCTTCATGCTTCTCGGCGACGTACCGCTCGCTCCGGCCGCGTTTGGTCCCGCAGTCGTCGAGAGCGCCTCCATCGTCCCCATCGTGGCGCCAGCGCGTGTCGCCGAGCCTGGCGCAGTTCCCGCGCCCTCCGTATCCCCGTCTGCACGCGGGCCCGCTCCGGCTTCCCGGCCCGCGCCGGCGCCGCCCGCCCGTACAGAGTACAATCGCTTTTTGAAGACCGATATGTACACAGCCGCGCACCGGGCGGCGAACCCGTCCATGGCGGGGCGGGCGCATAAACCATAG
- a CDS encoding RNA polymerase sigma factor codes for MMLDQHFETVYYALRRLGVPEADLEDCTQEVFVVAAGKLHAILSGRERAFLLGTAVNVASHARRRVRRLREVSEEEGAGTHDAWIDPGMRPDEVVEMRRRRALFDEVIAKMPEDLRTVFVMFEIEELTTIEIGSVLDLPMGTVASRLRRARDEFTRVASRIVARARGGRHG; via the coding sequence ATGATGCTCGACCAACACTTTGAGACAGTCTACTACGCGCTCCGTCGTCTCGGGGTGCCGGAGGCCGATCTCGAGGACTGCACGCAAGAGGTGTTCGTCGTAGCGGCTGGCAAGCTCCACGCGATCCTGTCCGGGCGCGAACGCGCGTTTCTTCTTGGCACTGCGGTGAACGTTGCTTCGCATGCCCGAAGGCGAGTTCGACGTCTTCGCGAGGTTTCGGAGGAAGAAGGAGCTGGAACCCACGATGCATGGATCGATCCAGGCATGCGACCCGACGAGGTCGTAGAGATGCGCAGACGGCGCGCTCTCTTCGATGAGGTGATCGCCAAGATGCCGGAGGATTTGCGGACCGTGTTCGTCATGTTCGAGATCGAGGAACTCACGACGATCGAGATCGGCTCGGTACTCGATCTACCCATGGGCACGGTGGCATCCCGGCTACGGCGCGCGCGGGACGAATTCACGCGAGTTGCTTCTCGTATCGTGGCCAGGGCCAGGGGAGGTCGTCATGGCTGA
- the tnpB gene encoding IS66 family insertion sequence element accessory protein TnpB (TnpB, as the term is used for proteins encoded by IS66 family insertion elements, is considered an accessory protein, since TnpC, encoded by a neighboring gene, is a DDE family transposase.), whose product MAIYVATERLDLRRSFDGLAGVVREVLREDPLSGALFMFFNKAADRVKILWWDRSGYCLLYKRLERGTFRVPHAREPGAKRVTIEAAELGKILEGITLPPSKQRARAMAA is encoded by the coding sequence ATGGCTATCTACGTCGCCACCGAGCGGCTCGATCTGCGCCGCTCGTTCGATGGGCTCGCGGGCGTCGTGCGCGAGGTGCTGCGCGAAGACCCGCTCTCGGGAGCGCTTTTCATGTTCTTCAACAAAGCGGCCGACCGCGTGAAGATCCTCTGGTGGGATCGGTCTGGCTACTGCCTGCTCTACAAGCGGCTCGAGCGCGGGACATTTCGCGTGCCGCACGCGCGCGAGCCGGGCGCCAAGCGCGTCACGATCGAGGCGGCCGAGCTGGGCAAGATCCTCGAAGGGATCACGCTGCCGCCTTCGAAACAGCGCGCGCGGGCCATGGCGGCCTGA
- the tnpC gene encoding IS66 family transposase has protein sequence MTFAELEARFIALEKHLARVAHERDQVRHERDEYRKLYELASLELERLRRRIFGQKAERVDPAQTQLALDMVLQMLVGLPAQTEQTSTPPNPAPGDTAPPAGGKPKPKQRKATPHGRQQLPEHLPVERIELLPAEALGEMASQLVRIGEEVSETLEWRPASLVRVQIVRPKFAVKGEPERGVFTAPAPQAPIARCMAGPGLLAYVLLCKYGDHLPLHRQEQIFARFGLALARSTLCGWVAACAELLGYIVEAMSNDALSSPWIAIDATGVLVQAKEKCRRGYFWVLVAGDDHVLFRYTPRHTQDGPKRFLQGYKGYVIADAHSVYEQLYRTEDVTEVGCWAHCRRRFFEALSSDKARAHAALGFIGQLYAIDAELKKKQLPPAQRTTERRRLATPVLDAFRAWLDVESLVILPKSPIGQAIGYARNQWTPLTRFLEDGRLRLDNNGAELQLRREAVGRKNWLFVGSDEGAEWNAIVVSLIASCELHGIEPWAYLRDVLILLPDWRRDRLLELSPKYWKQTLEHTDARQRLASSVWSRAFEARPP, from the coding sequence GTGACGTTCGCCGAGCTCGAGGCGCGGTTCATCGCTCTGGAGAAGCATCTCGCACGCGTTGCTCACGAGCGCGACCAGGTCCGCCACGAGCGCGACGAGTACCGCAAGCTCTACGAGCTCGCCAGCCTCGAGCTGGAGCGGCTTCGGCGCCGCATCTTCGGTCAGAAGGCCGAGCGCGTCGACCCGGCGCAGACGCAGCTCGCCCTCGACATGGTCTTGCAGATGCTCGTCGGTCTGCCGGCGCAGACCGAGCAGACCTCCACCCCGCCAAACCCCGCGCCAGGCGACACCGCGCCGCCCGCCGGCGGCAAACCCAAGCCGAAGCAACGCAAGGCCACGCCGCACGGGCGGCAGCAGCTGCCTGAGCATCTGCCCGTCGAGCGCATCGAGCTCTTGCCGGCAGAGGCTTTGGGCGAAATGGCCTCGCAGCTCGTGCGCATCGGCGAGGAGGTGAGCGAGACGCTCGAGTGGCGGCCCGCGAGCCTCGTGCGGGTGCAAATCGTGCGACCGAAGTTCGCGGTCAAGGGCGAGCCCGAGCGCGGCGTGTTCACCGCGCCTGCGCCACAAGCCCCCATTGCGCGGTGCATGGCAGGCCCGGGGCTGCTCGCCTATGTGCTGCTCTGCAAATACGGCGACCATCTGCCGTTGCACCGCCAGGAGCAGATCTTCGCGCGCTTTGGGCTCGCGCTCGCCCGCTCGACCTTGTGCGGCTGGGTCGCTGCGTGCGCCGAGCTGCTCGGATACATTGTCGAGGCGATGAGCAATGATGCGCTCTCGTCGCCGTGGATCGCCATCGACGCCACCGGCGTGCTCGTGCAGGCCAAAGAAAAGTGCCGCCGGGGCTACTTCTGGGTGCTCGTCGCCGGTGACGACCACGTCCTGTTCCGCTACACGCCGCGCCATACCCAGGACGGGCCCAAGCGCTTTTTGCAGGGCTACAAGGGCTATGTCATCGCCGACGCACACAGCGTTTACGAGCAGCTCTACCGCACCGAAGATGTGACGGAGGTCGGCTGCTGGGCGCATTGCCGCCGCCGATTCTTCGAGGCGCTCTCGTCGGACAAGGCGCGCGCGCATGCAGCCTTGGGCTTCATCGGCCAGCTCTACGCAATCGACGCCGAACTCAAGAAAAAGCAGCTTCCGCCAGCGCAACGTACGACCGAGCGGCGCAGGCTCGCCACGCCCGTGCTCGACGCATTCCGCGCCTGGCTCGACGTCGAATCGCTCGTGATCCTGCCCAAGAGCCCCATCGGGCAAGCCATCGGCTACGCGCGCAATCAGTGGACGCCCCTGACCCGCTTCCTCGAGGACGGCCGGCTGCGGCTGGATAATAATGGCGCAGAGCTGCAGCTCCGGCGCGAGGCCGTGGGCCGGAAAAACTGGCTCTTCGTCGGCAGCGACGAGGGCGCCGAATGGAATGCGATCGTCGTCTCGCTCATCGCCTCGTGCGAGCTGCACGGCATCGAGCCCTGGGCATACCTGCGCGATGTCCTGATCCTCCTGCCCGATTGGCGTCGCGACCGGCTCCTCGAACTGTCGCCCAAGTACTGGAAGCAAACCCTCGAGCACACCGACGCTCGGCAAAGGCTCGCCAGCAGCGTCTGGAGCCGCGCATTCGAGGCGCGCCCGCCCTGA
- a CDS encoding recombinase family protein — protein sequence MKLSNQRTAFYGRRSTDEHQMASLDVQTQEGERFIVAQGGTLAADHIFIDDAVSRAEFKKRKGLIALLNAAKAKEIDAVVVRDESRLGGDTFRAGLVIQDILESGVRLFYYYTNEEVTLDGAVDKFMIAARSFAAELEREKTSQRTHEHLMTKARKGLVVGGRVYGYDNVEVKDGERRVRVEYKLNEEQAAIVREIFRRYADGEGLRSLAKDLNARGIPAPKAGRRGSGSWSYSSIREMVRRERYRGVLIWGKHEKTYKGGTKVRVARAKDEWVTIEVPELRIVDDELWAAVQKRWSKREELTGSRRRGGRVRYFLSGFGRCAKCNGPMRADNAKVGYDNVRVYACAWHRDRGPAVCDNGLRRPVATVDEAVVNCIKENVLQEEVIAEALRELRRRLAERAKTAGNEAPELEKEAKKLRGEIERLGEAIVATSDPPLHLVRMMGEREKRLTALESRLAAVRTAPSVLDLEVRRMEREARKRLEDLRGMLQRNPEEARKALETILGGPLRFTPVETPEGKRYRIEGVVALEAVVAVEGDQARAVQVASPAGTETLPTPELDGNFARGTSSGRSLGGVRQAQPSPRRPPNAAAPRRASSRRRAPPPSRRPPPRPSSATR from the coding sequence ATGAAACTCTCCAACCAGCGCACCGCATTTTACGGACGCCGTTCCACCGACGAGCATCAAATGGCCTCGCTGGATGTGCAAACCCAAGAGGGCGAACGGTTCATCGTCGCCCAGGGGGGCACGCTGGCGGCCGACCATATCTTCATCGACGACGCCGTCTCGCGTGCCGAGTTCAAGAAGCGCAAGGGGCTGATCGCGCTGCTCAATGCCGCCAAGGCCAAGGAGATCGACGCCGTCGTGGTGCGCGACGAAAGCCGCCTCGGGGGTGACACGTTCCGCGCCGGGCTCGTGATTCAAGACATCCTGGAGAGCGGCGTCCGGCTCTTCTACTACTACACGAACGAAGAGGTCACGCTCGACGGCGCGGTGGACAAGTTCATGATTGCCGCCCGCAGCTTCGCCGCCGAGCTCGAGCGCGAGAAGACCTCCCAGCGCACGCACGAGCACCTCATGACCAAGGCCCGAAAAGGGCTCGTCGTGGGCGGCCGCGTCTACGGCTACGACAACGTCGAGGTGAAGGACGGCGAGCGGCGCGTGCGGGTCGAATACAAGCTCAACGAGGAGCAAGCCGCGATCGTCCGGGAGATCTTCCGCAGGTACGCGGACGGCGAGGGACTTCGCAGCCTGGCGAAAGACCTCAACGCCCGCGGCATCCCGGCCCCGAAGGCTGGGCGGCGGGGCTCGGGCTCGTGGTCGTACAGCTCGATCCGCGAAATGGTGCGTCGCGAGCGCTACCGCGGCGTGCTCATCTGGGGCAAGCACGAGAAGACCTACAAGGGCGGCACCAAGGTCCGCGTCGCGCGCGCCAAGGACGAGTGGGTGACCATCGAGGTGCCCGAACTGCGCATCGTCGACGACGAGCTCTGGGCGGCGGTGCAGAAGCGCTGGAGCAAGCGCGAGGAGCTCACGGGCTCCCGTCGGCGTGGCGGGCGCGTTCGCTACTTCCTGAGTGGCTTCGGCCGGTGCGCGAAGTGCAACGGGCCCATGCGCGCCGACAACGCGAAGGTGGGCTACGACAACGTGCGCGTGTACGCCTGCGCGTGGCACCGCGACCGCGGCCCCGCCGTCTGCGACAACGGACTCCGCCGCCCGGTGGCGACGGTCGACGAGGCCGTGGTCAACTGCATCAAGGAGAACGTGCTCCAGGAGGAGGTCATCGCCGAGGCCCTGCGCGAGCTGCGGCGCCGTCTCGCCGAGCGCGCCAAGACGGCCGGCAACGAGGCGCCGGAGCTCGAGAAGGAAGCCAAGAAGCTCCGCGGCGAGATCGAGCGGCTCGGAGAGGCGATTGTAGCGACGAGCGATCCGCCCCTGCACCTCGTGCGGATGATGGGCGAGCGCGAGAAGCGCCTCACGGCCCTGGAGAGCCGCCTCGCTGCCGTGCGGACCGCGCCGTCCGTCTTGGATCTGGAGGTTCGGCGGATGGAGAGGGAGGCCCGCAAGCGCCTGGAGGACCTACGGGGGATGCTCCAGCGCAACCCCGAGGAGGCCAGGAAGGCGCTCGAGACGATCCTGGGAGGCCCGCTGCGGTTCACGCCGGTCGAGACGCCCGAGGGCAAGCGGTACAGGATCGAGGGCGTCGTCGCCCTCGAAGCCGTGGTGGCGGTCGAGGGCGACCAGGCGCGTGCAGTACAGGTAGCGTCCCCAGCGGGAACCGAAACGTTGCCAACCCCGGAGTTGGACGGCAATTTTGCTCGTGGGACGTCTAGCGGACGCAGCTTGGGCGGCGTGAGGCAGGCGCAGCCGAGCCCCCGCCGCCCTCCCAACGCCGCCGCCCCCCGCCGCGCCTCTTCCCGCCGCCGCGCCCCGCCCCCCTCACGCAGACCCCCGCCCCGCCCCAGCAGCGCCACGAGGTGA
- a CDS encoding PEGA domain-containing protein: MPRTWGVVLLLLAEVALAAPARAQNGGSSGATEGDFEALVKAGDRARAEGRTSAAITAYDDALKIRPDPLVQGRFGLLVLKVGNAPRAAHLLLRAIEEAKGATSDEVDAFYQAYRAARKQVCRLEVETNVVGAAIWVDGRKVAEGAASDFWAFVRPGPHEVRASLEGHADDVQRVELPAGGSERIALFLRPVEASTAALGASSSTAPPEAGPREPATGGATRPRPAARAVRAERPSWTAGLGAAGVYGALAPLPAFGFVGWIGHRWSEVYSVELDVRAAWSPYDIAGQPIRGISVATLPALCAHLSDFSICAEAHLGAIIHQWALPEFEGSAGRFRFGLGIKTGWRIPLSGPLAVRVAGDLVLLTDETAVESAGAVFWNGHPLLGGLSVGGEMRF, translated from the coding sequence ATGCCGCGCACGTGGGGGGTGGTGCTGCTTCTTCTCGCCGAGGTCGCTCTCGCGGCGCCTGCGCGCGCACAGAACGGCGGTTCGTCCGGCGCAACAGAGGGCGACTTCGAGGCGCTCGTCAAGGCAGGCGACCGTGCGCGCGCAGAGGGACGAACCTCCGCCGCGATCACGGCGTACGATGACGCGCTCAAGATCCGGCCGGATCCGCTCGTGCAAGGGCGCTTTGGCTTGCTCGTGCTCAAGGTGGGGAACGCTCCGCGTGCGGCGCACCTGTTGCTCAGGGCCATCGAGGAGGCCAAGGGCGCGACGTCGGACGAGGTAGACGCGTTCTATCAGGCGTATCGCGCCGCTCGAAAGCAGGTTTGCCGGCTCGAGGTCGAGACCAACGTCGTCGGCGCGGCGATCTGGGTCGACGGCCGGAAGGTAGCGGAGGGGGCCGCGAGTGACTTCTGGGCCTTCGTTCGGCCTGGGCCGCATGAGGTGCGGGCGAGCCTCGAAGGGCACGCGGACGACGTCCAGCGCGTCGAGCTGCCGGCGGGCGGCTCGGAGAGGATCGCGCTGTTCCTGCGTCCCGTGGAGGCCAGCACGGCGGCCCTCGGGGCGTCGTCGAGCACGGCGCCGCCCGAGGCGGGACCGCGGGAGCCGGCAACGGGAGGCGCGACGCGACCCCGGCCGGCGGCAAGGGCGGTGCGAGCGGAGCGCCCTTCATGGACAGCAGGACTTGGAGCGGCGGGCGTCTACGGCGCCCTTGCACCTCTGCCAGCGTTCGGGTTTGTCGGCTGGATCGGTCATCGTTGGAGTGAAGTGTACTCGGTCGAGCTCGACGTACGCGCGGCGTGGTCTCCTTACGACATCGCAGGGCAGCCCATCCGCGGGATATCAGTGGCAACTCTTCCCGCCCTGTGCGCGCACCTCTCAGATTTCTCCATCTGCGCAGAGGCGCACCTCGGGGCGATCATCCATCAATGGGCCCTTCCCGAATTCGAAGGTAGCGCGGGGCGGTTTCGCTTCGGTTTGGGGATCAAGACCGGATGGAGAATCCCGCTGTCCGGCCCACTTGCGGTTCGTGTTGCAGGGGATCTCGTCCTTCTGACCGACGAGACGGCCGTCGAGTCTGCGGGGGCCGTCTTCTGGAATGGGCATCCCCTGCTCGGCGGGCTGAGCGTCGGCGGCGAGATGCGCTTTTAG
- the istA gene encoding IS21 family transposase: MVEPEIIRQIRDLAARGWGAKRIARELEVARNTVKRYLRGGPEAEVQVRPGRRCLDDDGRAEARQLYAGLAGGNAVVVARELRQRGVEASVRTVQRVVADQRRERFAADAASVRFETDPGQQMQIDFGQKVVRIGGTPTRVHLLVAVLCHSRRLFVKAFLGERQDDWREGIAAAFRHFGGVPRTMLGDNARALVVSRDRETGTVTFHPAYVAFCRDWGVTPRACQPYRARTKGKTESGVKYVKRNGLAEREFASFAALEAHLAAWMVEADQRIHGTTHEPPIVRFERDERQALRPLPARPMPVREQRLRRRVANDALVDVDTIRYSVPHRLVRETVEVALGEHEVRIYRGAELVARHERSFEPYARIIDKAHYAGLWRTQSAPVATASPPSPLEAMGRRLSDYAAVLEEAAS, encoded by the coding sequence ATGGTGGAGCCGGAGATCATCCGGCAGATCCGCGATCTGGCCGCCCGCGGCTGGGGCGCCAAGCGGATCGCCCGTGAGCTGGAGGTGGCCCGCAACACGGTAAAACGCTACCTGCGGGGCGGCCCCGAGGCCGAGGTGCAGGTTCGTCCGGGCCGCCGCTGTCTTGACGACGACGGCCGCGCCGAGGCCCGACAACTCTATGCGGGCCTGGCCGGCGGCAACGCCGTCGTCGTCGCGCGAGAGCTACGGCAGCGCGGCGTCGAGGCCAGCGTGCGCACGGTCCAGCGCGTCGTTGCCGACCAGCGACGTGAGCGGTTCGCAGCGGATGCGGCCAGCGTGCGCTTCGAGACGGACCCTGGCCAGCAGATGCAGATCGACTTTGGTCAAAAAGTGGTCCGCATCGGCGGTACGCCCACGCGAGTCCACTTGCTCGTGGCGGTGCTATGCCATTCTCGACGGCTCTTCGTCAAGGCATTTCTAGGCGAGCGTCAGGACGATTGGCGCGAGGGGATCGCCGCAGCTTTCCGCCACTTCGGGGGCGTGCCGCGCACGATGCTCGGCGACAATGCCCGCGCCCTGGTCGTGAGCCGCGACCGCGAGACGGGCACGGTGACGTTCCACCCGGCCTACGTGGCCTTCTGCCGCGATTGGGGCGTCACGCCGCGCGCCTGCCAGCCCTACCGCGCGCGCACCAAGGGCAAGACCGAGTCCGGCGTCAAGTACGTCAAGCGCAATGGTCTGGCCGAGCGCGAGTTCGCCTCGTTCGCGGCGCTCGAGGCGCACCTCGCGGCCTGGATGGTCGAGGCTGACCAGCGCATCCACGGCACCACGCACGAGCCGCCCATCGTGCGCTTCGAGCGCGACGAGCGGCAAGCCCTGCGCCCGCTGCCCGCGCGCCCCATGCCCGTGCGCGAGCAACGCCTGCGCCGCCGCGTCGCCAATGATGCGCTCGTCGACGTCGATACCATCCGCTACAGCGTCCCGCATCGGCTCGTGCGCGAGACCGTCGAGGTCGCCCTCGGCGAGCACGAGGTGCGCATCTATCGCGGTGCCGAGCTCGTCGCGCGGCACGAGCGGTCGTTCGAGCCGTACGCGCGCATCATCGACAAGGCCCACTACGCGGGCCTATGGCGCACGCAGTCCGCGCCCGTGGCCACCGCGTCGCCCCCGAGCCCGCTGGAGGCCATGGGCCGGCGGCTTTCCGATTACGCAGCCGTGCTCGAGGAGGCGGCCTCGTGA
- a CDS encoding helix-turn-helix domain-containing protein — translation MPRQSTPWPLAGRLGARIRELRLEANMSLRELAEKSGLAQGHLSDIENGRVNVQVQTLAAAADGIGVDLLDLLNYGDQSTSERARFVELSRRLTPKQIERETAKFERMLRRLAKRKKLKGSKRKASKRCSMPA, via the coding sequence ATGCCTCGCCAGTCGACTCCCTGGCCGCTGGCGGGACGGCTCGGCGCGCGGATACGGGAGTTGCGGCTCGAGGCAAATATGTCGCTGCGGGAGCTCGCGGAAAAGTCCGGACTGGCGCAAGGACACTTGTCCGATATCGAGAACGGACGGGTCAATGTGCAGGTTCAGACCCTCGCCGCGGCGGCGGATGGGATCGGGGTGGACCTGCTCGACCTGCTCAACTACGGCGATCAGTCCACCTCGGAGCGGGCGAGGTTCGTCGAGCTCAGCCGTCGGCTCACGCCAAAGCAGATCGAACGGGAGACGGCCAAATTCGAGCGCATGCTCAGGCGCCTGGCCAAGCGCAAAAAGTTGAAAGGCAGCAAGCGCAAAGCGTCGAAGCGTTGCAGCATGCCGGCTTAG
- the tnpA gene encoding IS66 family insertion sequence element accessory protein TnpA, translated as MATRTTKTERRWRRIVEKWRSSGLLAREFAAQQKISPGTLYWWSSRLGKKAAARGPDSPVATMPKLLPVEIVDEAPHLSQPLPAALEIVLPHGEVIRVPPGADLTHFRRVVAALRGGLA; from the coding sequence GTGGCAACAAGGACGACCAAGACCGAGCGCCGTTGGCGGCGTATCGTGGAGAAGTGGCGGAGCAGCGGTCTGCTGGCGCGCGAGTTTGCGGCCCAGCAAAAGATCAGTCCAGGCACGCTGTACTGGTGGAGCAGCCGATTGGGCAAGAAGGCTGCCGCGCGGGGCCCCGATTCCCCGGTCGCGACCATGCCCAAGCTCCTGCCCGTCGAGATCGTCGACGAGGCCCCGCATCTCTCGCAGCCCCTGCCTGCGGCCCTGGAGATCGTCCTGCCACACGGCGAGGTGATCCGCGTACCGCCGGGCGCCGATCTTACCCACTTCCGCCGGGTTGTCGCGGCATTACGCGGAGGGCTCGCGTGA
- the istB gene encoding IS21-like element helper ATPase IstB, whose translation MSVDLVHARVVESLTRLRLGYVAERLDALLAEAARTEPTYLDFLDNLLRQEADSKQRKRIAMGIQIAHFPAVKTLEEFDFKFQPSVDHKLVRELATGRFIAQAENVLVFGPPGVGKTHLAIALGRAVVEAGHSVLFTSATALLATLSRAETEGQLAERLLFYTKPKLLIVDELGYLPFERRSAHLFFQLVARRYEKSSTMITTNQVVTQWGTVFGDEVLAAAILDRLLHHSHTLMISGESYRLKQKKKAGLLGGSVSPAK comes from the coding sequence GTGAGCGTCGATCTCGTGCACGCCCGCGTGGTCGAGAGCCTGACGCGGCTGCGCCTGGGTTACGTCGCCGAGCGGCTGGATGCGCTCCTGGCCGAAGCCGCGCGCACCGAGCCGACGTATCTCGACTTCCTCGACAATCTGCTGCGCCAGGAGGCGGACTCGAAGCAGCGCAAGCGCATCGCGATGGGGATCCAGATCGCGCATTTCCCTGCAGTGAAGACGCTGGAAGAGTTCGACTTCAAGTTCCAGCCCTCGGTGGACCACAAGCTGGTGCGGGAGCTGGCCACGGGCCGCTTCATTGCGCAGGCGGAAAACGTGCTCGTCTTCGGACCGCCGGGGGTCGGCAAGACGCACCTGGCGATCGCGCTGGGCAGGGCTGTGGTGGAGGCAGGGCACTCGGTGCTGTTCACGAGCGCCACGGCGCTTCTCGCGACGCTCTCGAGAGCCGAGACCGAGGGACAGCTCGCCGAGCGATTGCTATTCTACACGAAGCCGAAACTGCTCATCGTGGACGAGCTCGGCTACTTGCCTTTCGAGCGCAGGAGCGCGCATCTGTTCTTTCAGCTCGTAGCCAGGAGGTACGAAAAAAGCAGCACGATGATCACGACGAACCAGGTGGTGACGCAGTGGGGGACGGTCTTCGGCGACGAGGTGCTCGCTGCCGCGATCCTCGACCGGCTCCTCCACCACAGCCACACGCTGATGATCTCAGGAGAGAGTTATAGGCTGAAGCAGAAAAAGAAGGCCGGACTGCTCGGCGGGAGCGTCTCTCCCGCAAAGTGA